TAAGTGTGAATAaagttaaagtaaatgtatttgaCGTACAGGTATTTAaatgacattatataatataataaaaaggtagTTGATAAACTGAACATATCATAGAAACACGTGAATTTTTCATCAGAAATCATAATTTAGAAAAATccttaaaataagtaaaaatttaaagtttaaaataaaaactattcttATTTTATGCGTCTTCAAAACCTACGTTAAAACACAACAAACTATAAATAGTTCCAGTCCTTTCCTGTAAATAAcaccattatattattattctgttaGATCAACTAGTTAGTGGAGAGAACGAGGCTGGTGGTTCTGGAGGTGGATCAAAATCTACTTGGGGTACCAATTCATCAGGTTCGATTAGATGCATGACGTAAAATACCTAACGAAACTTTCTGTGTAGTTTATTGTCTATGAGTTGCATTGTCTATGAATTTTTGGTAACGATAATTCGCCACGGTATGAACATATGCATGACTATGATGTAGCATTTTCAGAGTTTTTGTTGTTGATCtagttttttaaaacaattcttaAGAACGTAAGTATATAGGTTGGTTGCGGGTATGCAAAATCTTCGTCACAATCGTTCgactttttaattgaattagaaatcttttaattagttaactattttctatatacattatattattaatattatagtggtTTTAcgtataaatgttgtttaggggGTACAAGCTGtgtattcttctttcgaatatcaaatcagtAGAAATCAAACAGAACAGAGAAACAGAAAAAGAAACACCcgctaaataatgtttaataagcaaggatttttttaagaattgttAAACGTATTTTaaccaaaatatatttcgttttagTGGCGATATCGatagtaataatttagtttataaaaaaggcctttttaaaatacgtttaatAAATACCAGAGGggtttgtatgtaaaatatgtatgtagtaaATAGAATGTTTTGTAGAAGTAGTTCGTAATTAGAAAATTACAGTTTATAAGTAACTAATGTTGTAGGTTTAGTTGACTAACATTCATAAGCAATCTTGAATTCCTACTAATTtctataattgatttttaaggTGGTAGCAATGGCGGAGATCGAGACAGATATCCGCCTGGCGTAGACCGCTATCCGGATGACGATCGCTACTACGAGGACGATCGCTACCCGTCTCGGCCGGACCGTTATCCACCAGATGACCGGTACCCGGTCGGCCCCGATTCCTACCCTGATAGATATCCCGGTGATCGTGACCGATATCCAGTAGACAGATATCCGGATGATAGATACCCACCTGGTGTCGGACCGGATCGGTACCCGACAGACCGGTACCCACCTCCAAACGATCGGTACCCGCCAGGCGTTGATAGATATCCAGGTGGAAGGTACCCAGTAGGAGACCGATACCCAACTGACGGAGGACGGTTTCCTCCTTATGATCCTCCCAATGATATAAGTAGATATCCAGTCCCCGAACGGTATCCTGTCAGTAGATATCCAATTGACGTTTACCCTGACAGATTTACCCCAGATCGCTATCCCAATGACAGATACCCGATCCCTGATAGAGGAAGGTATCCTCGACCCTGGTATAACAGATATCCTGAAAGATTTGATCAGGATCGCTACCCAGCTACGAACGATATGGGTCGGTACCCGTTCAGTCGCTATCCAGTTGGCGTGAACCGTGACCCGATACCTCTGGGTGGGGACCGTTATCCtgatttatatgataaatatccGCCGACCGGATCGTCATATCCTGGTAAGCATAAATGAACGCTTTaggttaaaatatgtttatatcatTCTAACCATGACATTTCTGAACAGGTTACGGACGCGGCGGTTATTATGGTTCAGATTATCCTAACGGCGATCGTTTCCCCCCTGGTGACCGGTTCCCTGATAGAGGTGTTCGTCCTGGACCTGACAGGTATTCTGATGACCAGTCATGCTACGCCTCTGACTGACtgaaattagtaatattttacgatagaatattttttataggtatCCCGTAGAGCCAAGGCCAACATTTGGAATAAGAAGACCTGCAGAGCGACCTGGTGGTTACCGTGGTAGTTATCCCTCACAAGGCTTAGATCGACCTATCGGTGAGTTTCTTAATAATTCACCGGATCTTCAATAGCTTAATTGATATTCGTGTTAAAAATTGCAAATTGTTAAAATAGctctataatttatctataatattgtacctttttattatattactataacaaaataaattattgtctttatgagttaatatttattgtaatttaactttataaaacaattcGGTATTTTAGGAGGAGGTGGTTACGGTGGATATGAACCAGATGGACCGATTGGGCCTATTGGTGGTCCAGTGAATATTCCAATTGGTAATGGCATTGGGGGATCTATAGGCGGTCCTGTGGGTGGTCCGATCGGGCCACCAATTGGTGGTCCACTCGGTAGTCCAATTGGTGGACCGATCGGTGGTCCTATAGGTGGAAGACCGTCTATCGGTCAAAGACCTTGGCAAGGATCGAGATGTGAAGAAGACAGTTTTAGACAAGTCGGACGGCAACGCATGCAGAGGCGATTCGTTCGTCGTTTCACAACCGCTCAGTCTTTGGCGCATTGCCAAAGAGAATGTATTGAAGCGCGAGACTTTATCTGTCGGTCATTCAACTACAGGtgcatatataaaaacttaaagctACCTAttagaaattactttttattttattcggtccaagatttattaataagtaaataattattataattctttgaAGAAACATCAAAATATTCAAACACTTTGGAATCTGAatgttacaggattaaattaTCTGCAAAGCTACCAACGGTTCAGAATGTTATCTACATACAGAAACACGTTACAGAACCGGAACGAAACTCATTTCATATCACTCtttttcaaatgaaaaacatagaatatatataataaaatttatgtcatttaattaatttatcataacaGAAAATATAACGTTCAAAAGCTTAGTTTAAAACGatctagtatattattttaattatctagtTTTGAAATGACTTAACCTATAACTAAATATACTCTTTGTTTACATTATGACTAATGCGAGATATTTACAATATGAATTTGGAAttagctctaaaccttctccccaaaaagggagaggaggccttagcccagcagtgggacattaacaggctgttactggagaTATTTACAGAGATGTGGGTTACGGAGCGGAGCCACGTGATAACTGCGAACTGAGCGACCGCGACACGAGAGAACTGGACGCGGCCAATCCGGCGCACTTCGATAACACGGCCAACGAATACGACTTCTACGAGAGAGCTCTTGGAAGAATCGCTGATGATTGTCTAGATGGTAATCAAATTCATTGCTAAAATGTCATTGAAGTTGTATCGAACAGCATTTATCCTGTCCAGCATTAGTCCTGCACCTTTTGAGCATCATATCAGCAATCTTGAAGATGCCATGTTTAACAATAATTTCCAAtcgaaatattaaagattatggtctctattaataaaatttatttacattaaaaccttaaataaatagttattattgttTCTCTTATTATATCTTATTCAGATCAATCATGTTTGGCTTTGATTTTTACAGACAGTTCTATTACTCGGCcaacatacacaatttacatatatatttttaatagtatttaaaacCAGTCTTAAGCTAAGTCTTATCTACCCACTTGTACAGTAAGTAATACAGGCTACCGAAAAAAAAACGTCTTTTTTTCAAGCATATCTAAATAGGTATTTGAACTCTTAGTTTTTATCGGATTACTGTCATATTGGATTATGATATAGTAAGCGCACTTGTGTTTACACAcatttatgcactataatatttactgtgAAGTTGGTTGGTCTCCATTGATAAGATGGCCACCGTGGTCGAAATGTGCTAGAAAGACTTACTGTCTCTTATAGCTGTAGCTGCGTAAGCCTTTTACAACACTACAAGCACTTGATAACAACAACGCCAAACTTGTCAATACTACCTTCATTGAAAAATATGAATGTGTTGTATTGCTATACAACACATTCATATTTTACCTTTccgaagaaataatataaataatagcataTTCTACCTTTccgaagaaataatataaataatggtgTAAGCCGCATGAGAAATCAACAGAGTGGCTTCCGCTTGATCCCGAAAACGAGTATAATTGTATtaacagataattttattttcagtgtCCCAGGTCTGTAACGAGGATGGCATGGAATTCACCTTGCGATTGCCAGAAGGTTTCTACGGACGAATGTATACATACGGTTTCTATGATCGATGTTTCTTCCGCGGTAATGGCGGCGTTGTTAGTGCGCTTAGGATTTCTGGAGCACATGGTTACCCTGAATGTGGTACTCAACGggtatgatttaatttttttcaaatcataGTTAATCATGCTccaataaaaaaacagaatagAACATAGAACTTACAATTTCGTATCCTGATTTCAGTATGGTGATACCATGACCAATATCGTCGTTGTCCAATTTAGTGACAATGTTCAGACTTCGAGAGACAAACGCTTCAATTTAACCTGCTTATTTAGAGGACCAGCTGAAGCGGTCGTAACTTCGAATTACATTGGAGCTGGGTGAGATGTTTGTTCAAATAAACCGTgtctatttgaaattaatatatttaaaattgattcccTGAAATTGAAGcggaaatcattttaaaatatataaacatttcaacTAGACGCAAGCGTTTTGTATGTTCGTATTAACAGTTAACAGATTGCGTGATTTAAAGTTGAGCGTGTCTAGTTATTTAGGGTAATGTTTCTAGTATTCCTAGAGTGGAAAGTTTATGAGTCTGGGTTTAAGGTTTCTGAGAAGTGTTTATTTTACGCGTGATTTTACGCTTATCTGATTTGTTTGTGTGCGATTGGATTTTTTCGTTCTGTTCTAGGTAGTTAGCTTAATTTTCATTTCTAGTGCTAGGTATTTAGGTTTGTGTACATGTATGggtctattttatttgttttgattttgagtGCTGTTATAAAACTAACAGCTACTAACGAAAAACTTTGAAAGGAGTCTTCGACATATTTTTCTCTGCTTATACGtacttttaaataagaataagctccaaaccttctcctcaaaaaaaaaaaagggagaggaggccttagcccagcagtgggacattaacaggctgttactgttactgtatacgtACTTTTGTTAATGTGAATTCTAAATAGAAGATTTCATTCAAAGTTACCGACCTGTTCCATAGTAAACTTATTTAAAGTCTAACCATAGTTTTGGGTACGACTTGGTTGACAGATCTGGAAGTCCGATACCGATCGAGTATCTACCGGAGGAAAGTTCACTGAACTCGAAGGTTCGTTTGTTGATATTGTACCAAGGCCGACCAACGACCACCATTGCCGTGGGAGATCCTCTCACGTTTAGGCTTGAAGCACAGGATGGATATAACTATGCTACGGACATTTTTGCAACCAACGTGATCGCACGTGATCCATACTCCGGACGTTCAGTACAGCTTATTGACAGAGTGGGgtgagtaataaattatttatattaactctTTCTGAATGTATATGTCgtgtactatgtatatatatgcaaaatttattaacatatagcCTAAATCTTATAATCAATTcgaatatttagaaaattctCTTCTCGCATAtaacatgattttttattttacattaatattttatagaagtaaaatatattttactactttGTATTATGCaatttcattcattattattttttcatttaaaaatgatcATACAATACCAGGTGCCCAGTAGACCCTGACGTATTCCCAGAGTTAGACAAAGGTCGTAGCGGCGATTCGCTGGAAGCAAGGTTCAATGCTTTCAAGATACCTGAATCGAATTTCTTAGTATTTGAAGCTACAGTAAGAACTTGTCGAGACGGCTGCCAACCGGTGAGTGATGtcatatttaaatcataaaataccAGTAATTAGCatatcatttgaaattaattgaattagtctatttttatgaaatttaaacatttttggttggattttgtgatttttaaaaatgttctttCACCTTTTATGGTGGAGGATATGATGATATCGACtcgaaataaattgtatatacgaTAATACGAGTAatcataatttttgttaaattctatttagctgtttctttttaaatataaggacGTCAAATCACagaatgattttgttttttaactgtGTTGTACCTTGATTTTATTGCAACATAGgtcttttaaattttctaatattttaatgtatgtactACTTCAAAAGTAGCTACTTACTTCTTCGAAACAATAATTACCTACGCGATTCtgcttaaaaagaaaaatatctcTATGACGAAATAACTTATTAGgaacacaaataataatcttttaattaactatatataaccTGTATATAGTTTAATCTATATGCATAGACAAAATGAATAACTGTTTGTTTCAAGTTGATAACACTACATACGTCAATgggtctttataaaaaaattgctatgTTGTTATCATAATAGCTAAGGTTAGGGTTGAGCGTGGGTTATCTATACCTTAACGTCTATATTTGTGCAACTTAATAGGCGAATTACCATTACATGTTTGcacatttctaataataaatgccaatcaatttaataacaattttaaactttattattgatgtttttttttttttatagaataggaaggtggacgagcatatgggccacctgatggtaagtggtcaccaaacgcccttagacattggcattgtaagaaatgtcaaccatcgcttatagccaatgcgccaccaaacttgggaactaagattttatgtcccttgtgcctgtaattacactggctcactcacccttcaaaccggaacacaacaatatcaagtattgctgttttgcggtagaatatctgatgagtgggtggtacctacccagacgagcttgcacaaagccctaccaccagtatgttgTTATCAAAAACGATTGTCCTTACTTGTTGTCGATACTAATATAACTTATTGTTCCTTATAATGaagtatattatatcatatagtatttttattgttttgccaAAAGCTATGTAAAGCTTGAttgaaaactaaatttattaacagATTTCATTTTCATCATACATAATTATCTCATGCGTGAGGTTTAAGCTTGCAAATTTATGAAAGTAGAAAAAGAATGACTTAgcacttatataaatatcttcagGCTTATTGTCCAAGTCACACTGGAAGATCAGAGCCATCGTTCGGTCGTCGACGAAGAGATACAAACTCCACCGAGACTGAAGATAATACAGCAGTCAAAGAAGATGACAAAGCCAACAAAACTGATAACAAAAGCGAAGCGTCCGTTTTTAAAGTATCATATGAAGAAGCAAGCGTTGATAAGTATTTGAAAAATGAAGTTGAAACACCAAGTCACGTGCGAAAAATGATTGAGGTAAATCGAAAAGAAAACAGACAAAATTTTCTATTAGATTTATAAGATACCACCTTACTTTTATTAAGTTGGTACCTGATGTCTTtagctaaataaaatttcaaacaatcgtaaaaaaattgtaggtttaatcatttaataaatatttatttccttacTTAAACATTTACTCATAAAAcgaatatatagttattttacaaATCATGACTCCGTGCTGTTGGCAAGAATGCTGGCAGCTTTACCCCGTCGTGATGAGAAAGTACCAAATATGTCTTAATAGAGTTTTCGACAATAAAAACGAAACGAAGTATAATTGGTGATTTTTCAAGTTGGTGTACCAAATAGTTCCTTTTCAATCACAAGGTGTTCGACAACCGCAACGAGCTAATCGAGGAGAACGGTGTAGCGGACTCCGCGCCGGTGGTGGCGGCGGCGGGCGTGTGCGTGTCGCCGCAGCACTACCGCGCGCTGCTCGTGGCGCTCTGCGTGCTGTTGTCGCTGCTGCTGGCCATGCTCACTGTTGCGCTCTATATATACAAGTGAGCTGGTTAAATTTTGTATAGTTTTACCGTCGAGAATTTCTCGGGTAAGATCTAAAGGAACCGATACCAAAGTAATACTAAATAAGGAACATGGTTtcttttttagataaatattattaaattgtacctACTCTACTAAAAGCAACGCAATCATTATtgccatgaaaaaaaaaacgttgcaTTGTGATACCCAGCTGTAGGATACGTAGTGGgatatacttttgttttgtaactgATTGGAGTTTCCGTGCGCAGACGCTACTGGCGCGTGGTGCGTAAGAACCTGCAGGTGTGCGTGCGCGACAGCAGCccgcgcgccgccgcgcccgcgccgcaccACGCGCGGCCCTCGCTCTTCTCCGCCTCACATCTACATAAACCCTTTTCGCTAAGGTAACGTCGTCCTCATATATCGTACTCAGCTTTATAAATGCATCaccattttaacaaaaatatgtattcaatGTGTAAATTAATTACGGTAAATTAAAAACAGGACCGTATCGTATCACGGGCACAGAATAtacttttgctttttaattatatgaaagatATAGCATTTTCAAAGTGAGTTATGCATAGATTGGTTTTCTATGCAGAAAACGTACTACATCATAATTATGTCACCCGTGATATGTACGGTTAGGTATAGGTTGAACTTAatcaaattgtttaaaatttactcGTTttggatatttataaaaaattcaacTGATGATTTTTTTCACAGTGGACTCGGAAGAAACTTCTCAGATATGGGCGAGGAAGCGGGCTCTTCTGGTCGATTGGCGAATGCATTTGACGACGGCAGCGAACCTATTTATACAGACCCATCGCTGTTCGAACGATCTCGGTCTCTTCGTTCCTTGCACTCAATGGACTTGAAGCCGGACCGACGTGATCATCATGCATAAATACGAAAAACCCTCAATTTTCTTatctaacttttataataaaatcataactcTGCTAAGAATAACTGCCTAAATGTGCTCAGATTTTAATCCGTCCAAAgagtatttatacatattttgtattttttttttacataactcTTTAATTCTACTATACTTTTAAAGGTTTATCTTAAGTCAGTactaatgaataaattttacagttattactttgtatttcattttatatcttacgatattttatatcaacattATTGTGGCATTAATAAgtctattataattactatacttACGACTGCCTCGTGGGtcttgtggctagatataaagtcgcagatcccgaggttatgggttcaaatcctaggtcggCCGATAaaagttagtgagtttttctgtcaaaagattctcagtagctgcGGAGTCTGGGAGTTaaaagtgtgtatactcccatgcctcgaaaagcacgtgaagccgttggttctgcgcctgaactctttccggtcgtgtcgaattgccgtctcatcggattgcGAGATTAAGGGAATAttgagtgtacctgtgtttgtacacgcacttgtgcactatatgtcctgcgtagttggctgatctctcttgagattgcccGCTATGGACggaatcggtcaggaggacatcatcatcattactATATGTCTTTGgtcttatttatctattaatttactatgtacatattaattattacagagGTATGCGGTATAAAAACtactcacacgtagccttgtggCGTGCTAACAATACTAATACTACTCAAAGATACCTATTTAGATTAAAcctttttaaagattaattaaacaaacaataaattaaacatttaattact
This genomic stretch from Nymphalis io chromosome 17, ilAglIoxx1.1, whole genome shotgun sequence harbors:
- the LOC126775069 gene encoding uncharacterized protein LOC126775069, giving the protein MKPRGVSVMHAFTALTMLTMANAQTTCNQGMGRVMYERLPNQQLHGFDDDVIRETAPPFRVLEKCQDLCLRDRSGNSLVRTCNSIDFQPGARIAAFSPEPEYEESTCYLTREQAAPEGIGTLMIVPNSVHFNEICLTSNRPERECPSRRYVFERHARKRLKLPPSDLKEIMVANRTECEDKCLGEFSFVCRSATYDSALRTCSLSRFTRRTHPELLEDDHNADYLENTCLNAERRCDGLAVFIKEENKRLGGPFEADVFSNMTLDECQAMCVRAEKYFCRSIEHDAMTKQCVLSEEDSVSQKDDVTVSASPTHHFYDLVCLDNPRGTEYPDNSVTSHLFSPGRRPDTAFQRYRNSRITGEFHSEITGRSLSECLDECLRQTSFQCRSAVYSDRARTCRLSRYNQKDGMRLLYDPDFDYYENLMHQLVSGENEAGGSGGGSKSTWGTNSSGGSNGGDRDRYPPGVDRYPDDDRYYEDDRYPSRPDRYPPDDRYPVGPDSYPDRYPGDRDRYPVDRYPDDRYPPGVGPDRYPTDRYPPPNDRYPPGVDRYPGGRYPVGDRYPTDGGRFPPYDPPNDISRYPVPERYPVSRYPIDVYPDRFTPDRYPNDRYPIPDRGRYPRPWYNRYPERFDQDRYPATNDMGRYPFSRYPVGVNRDPIPLGGDRYPDLYDKYPPTGSSYPGYGRGGYYGSDYPNGDRFPPGDRFPDRGVRPGPDRYPVEPRPTFGIRRPAERPGGYRGSYPSQGLDRPIGGGGYGGYEPDGPIGPIGGPVNIPIGNGIGGSIGGPVGGPIGPPIGGPLGSPIGGPIGGPIGGRPSIGQRPWQGSRCEEDSFRQVGRQRMQRRFVRRFTTAQSLAHCQRECIEARDFICRSFNYRDVGYGAEPRDNCELSDRDTRELDAANPAHFDNTANEYDFYERALGRIADDCLDVSQVCNEDGMEFTLRLPEGFYGRMYTYGFYDRCFFRGNGGVVSALRISGAHGYPECGTQRYGDTMTNIVVVQFSDNVQTSRDKRFNLTCLFRGPAEAVVTSNYIGAGSGSPIPIEYLPEESSLNSKVRLLILYQGRPTTTIAVGDPLTFRLEAQDGYNYATDIFATNVIARDPYSGRSVQLIDRVGCPVDPDVFPELDKGRSGDSLEARFNAFKIPESNFLVFEATVRTCRDGCQPAYCPSHTGRSEPSFGRRRRDTNSTETEDNTAVKEDDKANKTDNKSEASVFKVSYEEASVDKYLKNEVETPSHVRKMIEVFDNRNELIEENGVADSAPVVAAAGVCVSPQHYRALLVALCVLLSLLLAMLTVALYIYKRYWRVVRKNLQVCVRDSSPRAAAPAPHHARPSLFSASHLHKPFSLSGLGRNFSDMGEEAGSSGRLANAFDDGSEPIYTDPSLFERSRSLRSLHSMDLKPDRRDHHA